GAAATGGTTTGTATTGTGGAGAATATATTTGAGGATGGCGAATGGGCAATTTTGGAATGGAAGGACCCACTTGGACTGCGAGGATGTGGTTTCTTTCATGTTATCGATGGAAAAATAAAATTTCAAAGAGGCTACTGGGATAAACTTTCCTTCCTGAAGCAGCATAATTTGCCGATTCCAACCGAATGAAACCTTTTCTGAACGAATGAGTATAAATATTTCAAACTTCATTTGGAATTGGCGCACAGGCATGTAAATTATTTTGATAACCATTATAATTATAAATTTTAGATAATGTGATTGCACTATGGCAGCAATAGTATGGACTGAAGCATTGAGCGTAAAAGTCAAATCAATTGATGATCAACATAAGAAGTTAATTGATATGATTAATGATTTTTATGATAGTATTAATAAGCACTCGAATGATGAGCTTATTCTCAACCTAATTAATAGTATGAAAAACTATACTGTGATGCACTTCAGCACAGAAGAAAAATATATGTTGCAGTATAAGTATCCTCATTACGATCAGCATAGAGTAGAACATCAAAACTTTGTATCCAAAGTAAATGAATTTGAAAAAAAGGTGAAGAGTGGTAAAATTATTGTTTCATACGAAATCACTAGTTTCCTTAAAGACTGGTTAAAAAATCATATTCAAGACACTGACAAAAAATACAGCGATTTTTTTGTTAAACATGGAATTGAATAGTGCTACATTTATTCAATAAATTGATAGAAAAATAGGTGATATTAATCATCTATTTAAATTGCAGTATAAAAAAAATTGATAAGACTAAATTTATATTATAAATTGAGGAAATAATTGTGACTAATTAATTTAGGTATTAATAATCTAACTTATAATAATTATGGCAGCAATAGTATGGACTGATACATTAAGTGTAAAAATTAAATCAATTGATGATCAACATAAGAAGTTAATTGATATGATTAATGACTTTTATGATAATATTAATAAAAATTCTAATAATGAGCTTATTATAAAGTTGGTTGATGGAATGAAGAAGTATACCGTAATGCATTTTAGTATGGAAGAAAGGTATATGGTACAGTATAAGTACCCTCATTACGAGCAGCATAAAAAGGAACACGAACAATTTATAGCTAAAGTAAATGCACTTGAAGAGAAATTGAAACAAGGAAAAATGATTGTTTCATTCGAAATTACCAGTTTCCTTAAAGATTGGTTAAAAAACCACATTCAGACTGTGGACAAGCAATACAGCGATTTTTTTGTTAAACACGGAATAGTTTAAAAAAAAGAGTTATTTACCGCATTAAATAGATCCAAGTAATACAAATTATTACTGTTGTCTGTCAAAAGAATTTAAACCCTAGAGTTTCGAACTTTTTAAAAGGTTCGGAATTCTTATCAAAGTTATGGTATGTCCCGTAGGGACATAATATTGGTAAAAAAGAGCAACCCCAGTTCTTTAAATCCTGTTAGGGATGAAATTAGTTTTTTATCCAAACACCTGTCCATATTCGAAACAATGTTTCACTTTGAAACAGATACTTTGCCATAAGTATTGCAATTAATGCCATTATATCTTTAATCATCAGCATATTAAAACGAAAGGCATAATAAGTGTTTTTATCTACTAAACTTATTAAATTTGCTTAAATATGCTACAGAACTATTTCATAACAGCAATCAGAAATCTTACACGGAGCAAGGGATTCACAATTATTAATGTGGTTGGACTTGCTGTTGGTTTAACAATATGTATCTTCATTGCACTCTGGATAACCGATGAGTTGAGCTATGACAAATCCTATCCCAATTCCGAAAGATTATATCGAATAGTTTATAGAAGCAATACTAATAACCAACCACGTACCCCACACCCAATGCCTCTTACGATGGCTAAAGATTTCCCGGAAGTTGAGAACGGGGTAAGCATTTCACCTATATGGGGAGTAGGTTTAACCCGTCCTGAATTTCGGGTTGAGTACCTTGATAAGAAATTTATGGAGTGCGAGGTAATGTCTGCTGACTCTACATTCTTTCAGGTTTTTCCATTCGAATTTGTTGATGGTGATCCAAAAAACGCGCTAAAAATTCCTCTAGGAATAGTGATTACTGAAAGCACTGCTCGTAAGTATTTTGGAAAAGAGGTTGCACTAGGTAAAACCCTAAAATTCGAAGGCGAAATTAACTTTACAGTTACTGGTGTAATTAAGGATATTCCTCACAATACGCACTTCTCATTCGATTTTCTTATATCTTACATTACGCTTA
This DNA window, taken from Bacteroidales bacterium, encodes the following:
- a CDS encoding nuclear transport factor 2 family protein translates to MKPKETVQRFVDLFNRKDVNGLAKLYHEDAVNHQVANEPIIGQESIKEMFQREFAMAEMVCIVENIFEDGEWAILEWKDPLGLRGCGFFHVIDGKIKFQRGYWDKLSFLKQHNLPIPTE
- a CDS encoding hemerythrin family protein, which produces MAAIVWTEALSVKVKSIDDQHKKLIDMINDFYDSINKHSNDELILNLINSMKNYTVMHFSTEEKYMLQYKYPHYDQHRVEHQNFVSKVNEFEKKVKSGKIIVSYEITSFLKDWLKNHIQDTDKKYSDFFVKHGIE
- a CDS encoding hemerythrin family protein translates to MAAIVWTDTLSVKIKSIDDQHKKLIDMINDFYDNINKNSNNELIIKLVDGMKKYTVMHFSMEERYMVQYKYPHYEQHKKEHEQFIAKVNALEEKLKQGKMIVSFEITSFLKDWLKNHIQTVDKQYSDFFVKHGIV